TTCAGGTGCTATCGAATTTTGCCAACGATTATGGTGATTCGGAAAAAGGGACTGACAATCAGCACCGGGTTGGTCCGACACGAACCGTTCAAAGTGGCGAAATCACGCCTGTCCAGATGAGAAAAGGAATGGTGGTGGCAGCATCGTTGGCGTTGGTGGTTGGATTGGCACTAGTTTTCGTTGGTACCATTGGGATTCCTATTTGGAAAACTTTGCTTTTTATAATTCTTGGACTTGCCTGCATTGTGGCCGCTGTTAAGTATACTGTAGGAGAGAAGGCTTATGGTTATCGTGGTCTTGGAGATTTGTTTGTCTTTCTTTTCTTTGGCTTAACGGGTGTTGTTGGAACCTTCTTTTTACATACGCAGCATCTGTTTTGGGGGGCTTGGCTTTTGGGGGCCGCTGTAGGATTGTTTAGTACGGGGGTGCTTAACCTGAATAATATGCGCGACATTGTCAACGATTTTAATTCGGGGAAGTATACCATTCCTGTTCGTCTTGGGTTTAATAAGTCTAAACTTTACCATCTAGGGTTGATTGGAGGTGGATTCTTGTGCTCAATGCTGTTTACGGCATTTTATTTTCAGAATATATGGATGCTTCTACCTTATCTTTCGCTGTATCTTTTCGCTAAAGATTTGAAGGCAATCTTGCTTACAAAAGATCCCAAACTCTTAGATCCATATCTTAAGAAACTTTCGATTTCGACGCTTATATTTGTCGTGTTGCATAGCGTTGCATTTATAGCTTGCGTTGCAATTTAGACCTTTTCTTTTTTTGCGACTTCTAAAACTACAATTGTGATTACAGCGGCTGTAAAACCATATACGCTAATGTTTGCTCGCCCTGCAGGGACTTCGCGAGGCGTTTATCAAACCAGAAATTCGTGGTATATCGTTCTTCGTGCTGACGATAGGGTTGGGATCGGAGAGTGTGCGCCGTTACCGAATTTGAGTTGTGATGATATACCCAACTATCAGGAGCGTATAGAGCATTTTTGTGAGTTTATTAATACGGGTAAAGGGATTGATTTTGAAGAGTTACGCTCGTGCCCTTCCATTCTTTTTGGTTTTGAAACGGCGTTACGAGACCTTAGCGCTGATGAGCATATATTTTGGAGCACCTCCTTTTCTAGAGGCGAATCGGGGATTCCGATAAATGGTTTAATATGGATGGGCTCGCACGATTATATGCTAAGCCAGATAGATACTAAGGTGTCGGCGGGCTTTAGGTGCCTAAAATTGAAGGTTGGTGCTATTGATTTTGACCAAGAGTTAAGTTTGGTACAACATATTCGCGAGCGCTATTCTGCATCTGATCTAGAGATTCGTTTAGATGCCAATGGCGGTTTTAAGCCTAACGAAGTGCTTGTAAAGATGGATAAGTTTTCAAAGTACCATATCCACTCCATTGAGCAACCGATTATGGCTCGTCAAATTGCTGATATGGCGTCGTTGGTTAAGCATGCACCAATCCCTGTAGCACTTGATGAGGAGCTTATCGGAATTAATGCATATTCCCAGAAACTGGAGTTGCTAGAGGAGATTAATCCGCATTACATAATATTGAAACCAAGCTTACATGGAGGGCTGCTGGGTTCTACCGAATGGATAGAGCTTGCCAATGAGCATAAAATAGGATGGTGGATAACCTCGGCTTTGGAATCGAACGTTGGCCTTAACGCCATTGCGCAGTGGTGCGCTTCGTTGCCGGTTTCCATGCCTCAGGGATTGGGGACAGGAATGCTTTTTACCAACAACATCGAATCTCCTTTAAGCATTAAAGGGCAGGAGTTATGGTACGATGCTTCTTCTTCGTGGAATTTTAGCGAAATTCTTTAGCCTTTTTAGAATATTTTTTGACGATTAGCTGCTAAATTGAGGGCTGCTAATAATTTGGGACTACTTATTATGGATTCCTTAACGCTTAATGGTGTAACCTACTCCTCCAAGGAGCTAAAAGTGCTTGTTTCGACGAGTTCTGATTTAAGAGAGGGTTACCTTCGAGACTTCTGGTCGTTTATTGGGGAGTGGTATAATGATAACGATTATGTTGTCGTTTCTACATCGGGATCTACTGGCAAACCAAAGCAACTTAAGGTTCTTAAACAGCATATGGTAAATAGTGCCCATATGACTTGTAGCGCGTTGGGGTTGGAGCATGATGATAATGCTCTTCTATGCTTATCTACCGGTTATATTGCAGGGAAGATGATGGTTGTCCGAGCAATTGTGGCTGGATTAAATCTTACCGTTATTGAACCTTGTGGAACTCCGTATATTGACAAAGATTACGCCTTTTGCGCAATGGTTCCCATGCAAGTTTATAACATACTTACCTCCTCGGAGCGTATGTTTTCGCTTAGCCAAGTGGGAAAATTGATTATTGGCGGAGGCCCTATCTCTGCAGATTTGCGGCAGGAGATAGAGCAATTAACGGTTGAATGCTACTCAACCTATGGGATGACCGAAACGGTATCTCATATTGCGCTTCGAAGGCTCAATGGGCTCCATAAGCAGCATTCTTACCATCCTTTTCAAGGAGTTACCATTTCTCTTAACTCAAATGGATGTCTTGTAATTGATGCTCCTAGCGTTTGTTCATCTCGCTTAGTAACCAACGATATTGCCGAGATTGAAGAAGATGGTTCGTTCCGAATATTGGGTCGGCTAGACAATGTTATTAACACAGGAGGGGTTAAGGTGATCCCCGAGGAGGTCGAGTTAAAAATAGGAGGATGTACTACCCATTCTTACGCCATCTCCTCGCAGCCTGATGCCCGATTGGGCGAGAAGGTCGTGCTGGTTATTGAGGGAGGGATGGAATGCCTTTTCTATTTCGATGATGTGCTAACACCTTACGAACGCCCTCGTCGCATCGTCTATGTCGATAAAATTCCGCTAACGCCCAACGGTAAAATAAACCGTGTTGCTTTGCGAGAAATTCTTGCTACGCTGTAATAACTTCCGATCATTTTGGCTGAACTTAGCTTCTCTTTTCCCCCTTTGATGAAATGCTTTAAAAGAAGTTTTTTCTTCCCTTTTTGTGAAGCGAGCAAACCTCTCTTTAAACCATTTCTAAGGCTTTCTGTATGTTTTTAAGGCCATTTTAAGGTTGATATTAGTGCAGGATTAGAAATGCTGCAAGCAGCGAAAAATGAGCTGTATTAAAATTACTATGTCTTTTTCTTTGCCTTACTTAGTTGATGAAATAATAGAATAAAAGCAACTGGTATGTTAGAAGAAGAAGCAAATGCAGCCCTGATTTTGCAATGGAGCGGAATGGCTGAGTACGATATGGCACCCCAAGGCTTGCTACTTCATCATTTTTTTGAAGCGGCTGCTGCTCACGATCCGAATGGCATCGCTATAGAGTATGATGGTGTAAAAATCTCTTACAAGGAGGTGGACGAGCGAGCTAACCAGTTTGCACGCTATCTTTCTGAGCAAGGCGTCTCTTTAGAAAGTAAGGTTGCCATAATGTTACCGCGTACGCCTTTTGTGTACATTGCCATGTTAGGTGTGCTAAAGGCTGGTGGTGCCTACATTCCGCTCGATCCTGAAATTCCTGGCGAACGAGTTGCTTATATTCTCGAAGATTCTAAGGCTACGCTTATTATTACCGCTCAGCAAATTATTGATAGAATAAGCGACGATCTTTCAGCGCATAGTGTATTCAATGTGGATGTTGATGCATCGCTGCTAGATAGGTACGAATTAACTAAAAATGAAGTTTTAGGTCTTTCTCCCAGCAACCTTTGCTATATCATCTATACTTCGGGTACAACCGGAAAACCCAAGGGCGTACTTCTTGAACATAGAAATGTGGCAACCTATATTGCTTCTGCCCAAAAGATTTACTCTATAGGTAAAAACGATCGTGCGTTACAAGGGTTTTCTGTAGCCTTTGATGCATCGGTAGAGGAGATTTGGGTGCCATTTTCGGTTGGTGCAACCGTTGTTGTTGGCACTTTTGAAATAATGCGCTCGGGCGATCGTTTTGCTGATATTCTTAGCCAGCTGAACATCTCGTTTCTTTCTTGCGCACCAACTCTGCTTTCGATGGTCGACGGGGACATTCCGTCGTTGAGGACTTTGATTTTTGGAGGCGAGGTTTGCACTCCAGATATTGCCTACCGTTGGTGTAGAGGTAAGCGCGACGTTTTTAACACCTATGGGCCAACAGAGGCGGCGGTTATTGCCACCTACAGCAAGCTCGAACCTTTAGCCGAGGTTACCATTGGTCGTCCAATGCCTCACTACATGGTAACCATCCTCAATGAAAACATGGAGGCAGTTGGGGTAGAGCAGGAGGGCGAAATTTATATAGGAGGAGAGGCTGTTGCTCGTGGATACTTGAATAGGGACGATTTATCAGCCCAAAAGTTTGTTACCATTGATAGATTTACAGGATCGCCAGTTCGTTTTTATAAAACGGGCGATCTAGGACGATACAATGAAAAAGGGGAAATCGTATTTGTAGGAAGAGCGGACTCTCAGGTAAAAGTTCGTGGTTTTAGGGTAGAACTTTCCGAAATCGAAGGGCTCATCTTGAAGTGTGATGGGGTAAAAGCTTCGGTGGTTGCTTTAGACACAGAAACGCAGCAGCTCGCCGCATACGTGGTGGTCCGAGATGGTGAGGTTGTGAAAAGGGAGCAAATAGCGCTACTGCTTCGTAGCAAGCTCCCCTACTATATGATTCCTGCAACGCTCGATGAGATTGATGCGCTTCCGATGACTACCAGCTCAAAGGTTGATAGGAACAGATTGCCCAAACCTCAAAATCCGCTGGCCGTAAATGCTTCGAGAACGATTATCGAGCCATCTACACCACTCGAGGCTGCTCTTGTGGATATGTTGAAAAGCCATTTCGCTCGTACAGATGTTTCGATGGGGGATAATTTTTTCGATGACCTTGGAGGACACTCGTTGCTGGCTGCGCTCATTGTTTCCGATTTGCGAAAGCAGAAAATGTTCGAGACAATGTCTGTTGTGGACATTTACAAGAATCCAACAATAGCGAAGCTGGCCGCAGAATTGGAGCAGCGTTATCAGGAGTCGGAGCAGACGAACAAGGTAGAGGTGGAGCGCGATTTTTACAAGCCATCGAGGTTAAGCTACTATACCTGCTGGTTTTTCCAAGGTCTATCAATGATATTCCTAGCGTTCCTTTTTGGGATTGAATGGCTTGGTCCATTCTTCGTTTACTCGTACTACTATCAGGCCGATCAGGGGATTGCCTACTCTCTAATGATGATGCTCGTTATGTACTTCGCATTGCTACCCACATTGTCGGTTCTTTCGCTGGCTTTGAAGTGGCTAATAATTGGTAAAATTAAAGCTGGGAAGTATAAGCTTTGGAGCTTCTACTACTTTAGATTTTGGCTGGTAGATAAGATTATCAACATCACTCCTGTGATTTATTTCTCAGGAACGCCCATCATGAACCTTTACCTGAGGCTGCTTGGTGCAAAAGTTGGGAAAAATTCGTACATCAACACGCACTCTATTTCTGCTTTTGACTTGCTTAAGGTGGGCGAGAACGTGAGTATATGTACCGATTCTCACCTTCGGGGATTTATCATTAAGGATGGATATTTAATTATTGGCAGCATCGAAATCGAGGACGACTGCTTTGTGGGTACCCGTTGCTGCATATCAGAGAATACCAAGATGCAGCGTAACTCTTCGCTCGACGACTTGACAATGCTTTTAAGCGGAGCTGTTGTTCCTGCAAATGAAAGTTGGCAAGGATCTCCAGGGCAAAAGGTGGGCACCAATAGCACTCCCGAGCGTACTAAGGTTTGGAATAGCTCCCATTTTATGGCCTACTTGATTGGGGTATTCGTATTTCCTCTTCTTACCATGTTGGCCTACTTTCCAGGCATGATGCTAATTACCCACCTCGACTACTCTCGTGGTGATTACGGATTTCTTGCGCTCACAATTGTTGTGGCCGTTTCATTTGTATTTATGCTTTGTATCATTATAGCATTCCTGAAATGGGTAATGCTCGGAAATATAAAGGAGGGGCGATATAGGCTCAGCAGCACATTCTACTACAAAAAATGGTTTTTTGATCAGCTGATGAGGTTAAGCTTACAGGTTATAGGTACGCTCTACACCACGCTTTACCTTCAAAAGTGGTTTAAGCTGCTGGGGGTAAAGATTGGCAAAAGGAGCGAGATTTCGACTGTTGAGTTTATATCTCCCGATCTTCTTGTGGCTGGCGACGAGTGCTTCCTTGCAGATTCTGTCTCGGTAGGGGCCTCCCATGTACGCAATGGCTATATCAGCATTGCCAAAACGCATATTGGCGATAGAACTTTTGTCGGTAACAGCGCCGTGGTTAGTCCTGGTACTATTTTGGGGAACGACGTGCTGTTGGGGGTGCTCTCTAAGATGAAACCAGAGCATGTACCGACACCTAACGATACCTCCTGGTTTGGTTCGCCAGCAGTTTTTCTTCCAAGGCGCGATGTTAACCACGATTTTAGCGAGAGTCGCACCTACAAGCCATCTAGAAAACTTTTTATGCTACGCTACTTTATCGAGTTTTTTAGGGTTACGCTTCCGGTAACGATGTTCATCGTTCTTGCTTCGATGATAACCAACGTAACCAGCTATCTGCAGGCCGAAAAGGACTTGGTGGAGCTATTCCTTCTATTTCCGTTGCTGTATATTGGAGCAAGCATTGTTGGCTTTGCCTTTATGGCTACCTTAAAATGGCTGGTTATAGGGAGGTATAAGCCGATGAATCGTCCGTTGTGGAGTGGTTTTGTTTGGCGTAGCGAGCTGGTAACGGGCTTTTACGAAAACTTCGGGGTGCTGTTTTTTATGAATATGCTAACAGGTTCTCCATTTATAAAATTCCCACTTTGGCTTTTGGGAAGCAAGATTGGTAAGCGAACCTGTATATACACCACACAAATTACAGAGTTCGACTTGGTGAAGGTGGGCGATCACTCTGTTTTAAACGACAACTGTACCATCCAAACGCACCTTTTTGAAGATCGAGTAATGAAGATGTCCTACGTGGACATAGGAAAGGAGTGTACGGTGGGGGGAATGGCTGTTGTTCTTTACGATTCGCAAATGGAGGATGGCTCGAAGATCGAAAACCTCTCCGTGCTGATGAAGGGGG
The sequence above is a segment of the Alistipes sp. ZOR0009 genome. Coding sequences within it:
- a CDS encoding AMP-binding protein, encoding MDSLTLNGVTYSSKELKVLVSTSSDLREGYLRDFWSFIGEWYNDNDYVVVSTSGSTGKPKQLKVLKQHMVNSAHMTCSALGLEHDDNALLCLSTGYIAGKMMVVRAIVAGLNLTVIEPCGTPYIDKDYAFCAMVPMQVYNILTSSERMFSLSQVGKLIIGGGPISADLRQEIEQLTVECYSTYGMTETVSHIALRRLNGLHKQHSYHPFQGVTISLNSNGCLVIDAPSVCSSRLVTNDIAEIEEDGSFRILGRLDNVINTGGVKVIPEEVELKIGGCTTHSYAISSQPDARLGEKVVLVIEGGMECLFYFDDVLTPYERPRRIVYVDKIPLTPNGKINRVALREILATL
- a CDS encoding Pls/PosA family non-ribosomal peptide synthetase encodes the protein MLEEEANAALILQWSGMAEYDMAPQGLLLHHFFEAAAAHDPNGIAIEYDGVKISYKEVDERANQFARYLSEQGVSLESKVAIMLPRTPFVYIAMLGVLKAGGAYIPLDPEIPGERVAYILEDSKATLIITAQQIIDRISDDLSAHSVFNVDVDASLLDRYELTKNEVLGLSPSNLCYIIYTSGTTGKPKGVLLEHRNVATYIASAQKIYSIGKNDRALQGFSVAFDASVEEIWVPFSVGATVVVGTFEIMRSGDRFADILSQLNISFLSCAPTLLSMVDGDIPSLRTLIFGGEVCTPDIAYRWCRGKRDVFNTYGPTEAAVIATYSKLEPLAEVTIGRPMPHYMVTILNENMEAVGVEQEGEIYIGGEAVARGYLNRDDLSAQKFVTIDRFTGSPVRFYKTGDLGRYNEKGEIVFVGRADSQVKVRGFRVELSEIEGLILKCDGVKASVVALDTETQQLAAYVVVRDGEVVKREQIALLLRSKLPYYMIPATLDEIDALPMTTSSKVDRNRLPKPQNPLAVNASRTIIEPSTPLEAALVDMLKSHFARTDVSMGDNFFDDLGGHSLLAALIVSDLRKQKMFETMSVVDIYKNPTIAKLAAELEQRYQESEQTNKVEVERDFYKPSRLSYYTCWFFQGLSMIFLAFLFGIEWLGPFFVYSYYYQADQGIAYSLMMMLVMYFALLPTLSVLSLALKWLIIGKIKAGKYKLWSFYYFRFWLVDKIINITPVIYFSGTPIMNLYLRLLGAKVGKNSYINTHSISAFDLLKVGENVSICTDSHLRGFIIKDGYLIIGSIEIEDDCFVGTRCCISENTKMQRNSSLDDLTMLLSGAVVPANESWQGSPGQKVGTNSTPERTKVWNSSHFMAYLIGVFVFPLLTMLAYFPGMMLITHLDYSRGDYGFLALTIVVAVSFVFMLCIIIAFLKWVMLGNIKEGRYRLSSTFYYKKWFFDQLMRLSLQVIGTLYTTLYLQKWFKLLGVKIGKRSEISTVEFISPDLLVAGDECFLADSVSVGASHVRNGYISIAKTHIGDRTFVGNSAVVSPGTILGNDVLLGVLSKMKPEHVPTPNDTSWFGSPAVFLPRRDVNHDFSESRTYKPSRKLFMLRYFIEFFRVTLPVTMFIVLASMITNVTSYLQAEKDLVELFLLFPLLYIGASIVGFAFMATLKWLVIGRYKPMNRPLWSGFVWRSELVTGFYENFGVLFFMNMLTGSPFIKFPLWLLGSKIGKRTCIYTTQITEFDLVKVGDHSVLNDNCTIQTHLFEDRVMKMSYVDIGKECTVGGMAVVLYDSQMEDGSKIENLSVLMKGERLPAFNTFVGAPAKPLR
- a CDS encoding o-succinylbenzoate synthase; amino-acid sequence: MITAAVKPYTLMFARPAGTSRGVYQTRNSWYIVLRADDRVGIGECAPLPNLSCDDIPNYQERIEHFCEFINTGKGIDFEELRSCPSILFGFETALRDLSADEHIFWSTSFSRGESGIPINGLIWMGSHDYMLSQIDTKVSAGFRCLKLKVGAIDFDQELSLVQHIRERYSASDLEIRLDANGGFKPNEVLVKMDKFSKYHIHSIEQPIMARQIADMASLVKHAPIPVALDEELIGINAYSQKLELLEEINPHYIILKPSLHGGLLGSTEWIELANEHKIGWWITSALESNVGLNAIAQWCASLPVSMPQGLGTGMLFTNNIESPLSIKGQELWYDASSSWNFSEIL
- the menA gene encoding 1,4-dihydroxy-2-naphthoate octaprenyltransferase; this encodes MASINSWIKAARLRTLPLALSSIILGSTLAAFEYRMHWTVLLLSVVTALFLQVLSNFANDYGDSEKGTDNQHRVGPTRTVQSGEITPVQMRKGMVVAASLALVVGLALVFVGTIGIPIWKTLLFIILGLACIVAAVKYTVGEKAYGYRGLGDLFVFLFFGLTGVVGTFFLHTQHLFWGAWLLGAAVGLFSTGVLNLNNMRDIVNDFNSGKYTIPVRLGFNKSKLYHLGLIGGGFLCSMLFTAFYFQNIWMLLPYLSLYLFAKDLKAILLTKDPKLLDPYLKKLSISTLIFVVLHSVAFIACVAI